A stretch of the Mesorhizobium huakuii genome encodes the following:
- a CDS encoding PLP-dependent aminotransferase family protein, translating to MLSDLRLTEDESPVYRRLADAIAERIATGTLAVGDRLPPQRDIARALGINVTTVTRALATLQQRGLLEARPGRGTTVAARQAAERPGFVSAPSDESGIIDLSVNRPATSAYLDALAVLLPRLPRDPHYASLQDYHPPEGPLWARVAVADWLKTVAGDGDPGRVVLAAGAQHGLDCLLGAVTRQGEVVLADEVTYQGINALCRVHGLDLRGVAMDRGGMRPDAFDAACAQLRPRAVFLVPTLHNPTTITLSEARRHELAAVARRHNVLIIEDDVYRPLADEALPSFASLEPELTVHIGALSKCLAPGLRLGFVIAPRAIAGQVAAALRINCWSISPLTALIGARMIEDGAAARIIEVQKHELRQRQAILSEILGRYDVQSQPSATHAWLRLPEPWRGAGFARTCLERGVALLPGDAFAVGREPVQHGVRINVGAARSQDDLRTALTTMAELLSAGHLQLPGFV from the coding sequence ATGCTCAGCGATCTCCGCCTTACCGAGGATGAAAGTCCGGTCTATCGTCGTCTGGCCGACGCGATCGCCGAGCGCATTGCCACGGGCACGCTGGCGGTCGGCGACCGGTTGCCGCCGCAGCGTGACATTGCGCGCGCGCTCGGCATCAACGTCACCACGGTGACGCGGGCGCTGGCGACGCTGCAGCAGCGCGGCCTGCTGGAGGCGCGGCCGGGGCGGGGCACGACCGTGGCGGCCAGGCAGGCGGCCGAGCGGCCCGGCTTCGTCTCGGCGCCGAGCGACGAGAGCGGCATCATCGACCTCTCGGTCAACCGGCCCGCCACCTCGGCCTATCTCGACGCGCTGGCGGTGCTGTTGCCGCGCCTGCCCAGGGATCCGCACTATGCCTCGCTGCAGGACTACCATCCGCCGGAAGGGCCACTGTGGGCGCGCGTGGCCGTCGCCGACTGGCTGAAGACCGTTGCCGGCGATGGCGACCCCGGCCGCGTGGTGCTGGCGGCCGGCGCCCAGCACGGGCTCGACTGCCTGCTTGGCGCGGTGACCAGGCAGGGCGAGGTGGTGCTTGCCGACGAGGTGACCTATCAGGGCATCAACGCGCTCTGCCGGGTGCATGGGCTCGATCTCAGGGGCGTCGCCATGGATCGCGGCGGCATGCGGCCGGATGCTTTCGACGCCGCCTGCGCGCAGCTGCGCCCCCGCGCGGTATTCCTGGTGCCGACGCTGCACAATCCGACGACCATTACGCTGAGCGAAGCGCGCCGCCACGAGCTTGCCGCCGTCGCGCGCCGCCACAATGTCCTGATCATCGAGGACGACGTCTACCGGCCGCTGGCCGACGAGGCCTTGCCCTCCTTCGCCAGCCTGGAGCCGGAGCTGACGGTGCATATCGGCGCGCTGTCGAAATGCCTGGCGCCGGGCCTCAGGCTTGGCTTCGTCATCGCGCCACGCGCCATTGCCGGCCAGGTCGCGGCGGCGCTGCGCATCAATTGCTGGAGCATCAGCCCGCTGACGGCGCTGATCGGCGCACGGATGATCGAGGACGGCGCGGCAGCGCGCATCATCGAGGTGCAGAAACACGAACTGCGCCAGCGCCAGGCGATCCTCAGCGAAATCCTCGGCCGCTACGATGTGCAGAGCCAGCCGAGCGCCACCCATGCCTGGCTGCGCCTGCCCGAGCCTTGGCGCGGTGCCGGCTTTGCCCGCACCTGCCTGGAGCGCGGCGTGGCGCTGCTGCCGGGCGACGCCTTCGCTGTCGGCCGCGAACCGGTCCAGCATGGCGTGCGCATCAATGTGGGTGCTGCGCGCTCGCAGGACGATCTGCGCACCGCGCTGACCACCATGGCCGAGCTGCTGTCGGCCGGGCACCTGCAGCTGCCGGGTTTTGTCTGA
- a CDS encoding DUF6456 domain-containing protein encodes MPKKAKPAKPQAPKLPKGEAEQVRIRREVGHDFALSDDAFGRKRLNAGTAEARRVYEVSNDGYTSTGGIVRVRNVDPLIGITSLSRQQREAGQRYREDFQCSQQAGVKPMRWSERVGGGRHGGGIADSVLDAGRAHAAATRALGHREVAAVVQKVCCAGGSIKSLAEQTGEGRDVVTKLLKVGLDLLAVHYGMMMAR; translated from the coding sequence ATGCCCAAAAAGGCCAAACCCGCCAAACCGCAGGCGCCGAAGCTCCCCAAGGGCGAGGCCGAGCAGGTGCGCATCCGCCGGGAGGTCGGCCATGATTTCGCGCTCAGCGACGACGCCTTCGGCCGCAAGCGGCTCAACGCCGGCACGGCCGAAGCACGGCGCGTCTACGAAGTGTCGAACGACGGCTACACCTCCACCGGCGGCATCGTGCGGGTGCGCAATGTCGATCCGCTCATCGGCATCACCTCGCTGTCGCGCCAGCAGCGCGAGGCCGGCCAGCGCTACCGCGAGGACTTTCAGTGCAGCCAGCAGGCCGGCGTGAAACCGATGCGCTGGAGCGAGCGCGTCGGCGGCGGCCGCCATGGCGGCGGCATCGCCGACAGCGTGCTCGACGCCGGCCGGGCGCATGCCGCCGCAACGAGAGCGCTGGGACACCGGGAGGTCGCGGCGGTGGTGCAGAAAGTTTGTTGCGCGGGTGGCTCGATCAAGAGCCTGGCGGAACAAACGGGCGAGGGAAGGGATGTGGTGACGAAGCTGCTGAAGGTCGGGCTCGACCTGCTGGCGGTGCACTATGGGATGATGATGGCGCGGTGA
- a CDS encoding ABC transporter ATP-binding protein, translating into MSALAALSPAPAAGPAFVDFVDVEKSYDGRAFAVTRLNLGVARGEFLTLLGPSGSGKTTTLNMLAGFERPTSGTITLEGRPVDRLPPYQRNIGMVFQNYALFPHMTVEENVAFPLSVRQVSKADIAARVARALDMVRLKQFGDRKPAQLSGGQQQRVALARALVFEPSLVLMDEPLGALDKKLREHMQLEIKQIHTMLGVTIVYVTHDQSEALTMSDRVAVFNNGAIAQLGSPDDLYNAPQSSFVASFIGENNTLEGVVDRVSGQQCRVRLTGGGELTALAIGVAQGTACHVAIRPERLSLTPAGGNALPATVDGRIYLGDHLRLLARLGNDQVLTVKVGPEATMANGEAVTVSCAPGDCRAFPADASAAKAGPS; encoded by the coding sequence ATGAGCGCCCTGGCCGCATTATCGCCAGCGCCTGCCGCCGGCCCGGCTTTCGTCGATTTCGTCGATGTCGAGAAATCCTATGACGGCCGCGCCTTCGCGGTGACGCGGCTCAACCTCGGCGTCGCGCGCGGCGAATTCCTGACCCTGCTCGGCCCTTCCGGTTCGGGCAAGACGACGACGCTCAACATGCTGGCCGGTTTCGAACGGCCGACCAGCGGCACCATCACGCTGGAGGGCAGGCCGGTCGACCGCTTGCCGCCCTACCAGCGCAACATCGGCATGGTGTTCCAGAACTACGCCCTGTTTCCGCACATGACCGTTGAGGAGAATGTCGCCTTCCCGCTGTCCGTGCGCCAGGTCAGCAAGGCCGATATCGCGGCCCGTGTGGCGCGCGCGCTGGACATGGTGCGGCTGAAGCAGTTCGGCGACCGCAAGCCGGCGCAGCTTTCCGGTGGCCAGCAGCAGCGTGTGGCGCTGGCCCGCGCGCTGGTGTTCGAGCCGAGCCTGGTGCTGATGGACGAGCCGCTCGGTGCGCTGGACAAGAAACTGCGCGAGCACATGCAGCTCGAGATCAAGCAGATCCACACCATGCTCGGCGTCACCATCGTCTACGTCACCCACGACCAGAGCGAGGCGCTGACCATGTCGGACCGCGTCGCCGTCTTCAACAATGGCGCCATCGCCCAGCTCGGCTCGCCCGACGATCTCTACAACGCCCCGCAAAGCTCCTTCGTGGCGAGCTTCATCGGCGAGAACAACACCCTGGAAGGCGTCGTCGACCGCGTCTCCGGCCAGCAATGCCGCGTGCGGCTGACCGGCGGCGGCGAGCTCACCGCGCTCGCCATCGGCGTGGCGCAAGGTACTGCCTGCCACGTCGCCATCCGCCCGGAGCGGCTGAGCCTGACGCCGGCCGGCGGCAACGCCCTGCCCGCGACCGTCGATGGCCGCATCTATCTCGGCGACCATCTGCGCCTGCTCGCCAGGCTCGGAAACGACCAGGTGCTGACCGTCAAGGTCGGCCCCGAGGCAACCATGGCCAATGGCGAGGCCGTCACAGTGTCCTGCGCGCCGGGTGACTGCCGCGCCTTTCCTGCCGATGCCTCGGCCGCCAAGGCGGGGCCGTCCTGA
- a CDS encoding YdaU family protein: MSERPFMQLYVSDFVGDTLQLSTEQIGAYMLMLMAMWNAGGRLPDDDAKLARITRLSQKRWRAISADLLTFFEREAGEIGHKRLTKELHKAQVKSEARAAAGARGGAATALKTKAHGAANAGALPRHSPDSRNQSEKASAFSPAGNKTAPVLSEKKPGWQRPKTHTDAANTIIEEIRSHDRSRTAAGDEGACRDVLMLPAIRPD; the protein is encoded by the coding sequence ATGAGCGAGCGGCCGTTCATGCAGCTCTACGTCTCCGATTTCGTCGGCGACACGTTGCAGCTCTCCACCGAACAGATCGGCGCCTACATGCTCATGCTGATGGCGATGTGGAACGCCGGCGGCCGGCTGCCCGACGACGACGCCAAGCTGGCGCGGATCACGCGCCTTTCCCAGAAAAGATGGCGCGCCATCAGCGCCGATCTGTTGACCTTCTTCGAGCGCGAGGCGGGCGAGATCGGCCATAAAAGGCTGACGAAAGAGCTGCACAAGGCGCAGGTCAAAAGCGAGGCGAGGGCCGCCGCCGGCGCGCGCGGCGGAGCCGCCACCGCCTTGAAAACAAAGGCACATGGGGCGGCAAATGCCGGCGCTTTGCCGCGGCATTCTCCAGACTCCAGAAACCAGAGTGAAAAAGCTTCCGCTTTTTCCCCTGCAGGTAACAAAACGGCTCCGGTCTTGTCGGAGAAAAAACCCGGCTGGCAGCGGCCGAAAACCCATACCGACGCCGCCAACACCATCATCGAGGAGATCCGCAGCCATGACCGCAGCCGAACTGCAGCAGGCGACGAAGGCGCTTGCCGCGATGTTCTCATGCTTCCCGCAATCCGCCCTGACTGA
- a CDS encoding ABC transporter permease, with the protein MSALLPSELDRPALARGRSAADADPRSVSAALRRAEFGDRLRTLALAAPLLLLLALSFGIPIVLLLSRAVYDPTIADALPRTSVALADWNGQGLPGDAAFIALAADLSENQAKGAAYELAKALNARLPGARSQVLKTVRQLEAAGGKPPLDIMKAVPFWSAPGTWPVIANGTHAITSFYLLSALDLRWNADGGIERVPPEQAIFLQVFLRTFFVAAAVTLATLLLGFPLAYLISSVPKGLAAILIVAVLLPFWTSILVRTAAWTVLLQKFGLVNDLLLWLGIASERLDLMYSRIGLIIAMTHIQLPFTLLPIYSVMRTIAPSQMKAAYSLGAKPFTAFRRVYLPQVFPGVMAGCLLTFILCLGYYITPALIGGASDQLISNFIANYVNVELNWEMAAALSFILLVFTLALFGIFARILGLDRLKMV; encoded by the coding sequence ATGTCGGCCTTGCTGCCCAGCGAACTCGACCGGCCCGCGCTGGCCCGCGGCCGGTCAGCCGCCGACGCTGACCCAAGGTCGGTGTCGGCGGCGCTGCGGCGCGCCGAATTCGGCGACCGGCTGCGCACGCTGGCGCTGGCTGCCCCCCTGCTCCTGCTTCTCGCCTTAAGCTTCGGCATCCCGATCGTGCTTTTGCTGTCGCGCGCCGTCTACGACCCGACCATCGCCGACGCTCTGCCGCGCACCAGCGTGGCCCTTGCCGACTGGAACGGCCAGGGCCTGCCCGGTGACGCCGCCTTCATCGCGCTCGCCGCCGATCTCAGCGAAAACCAGGCCAAGGGCGCCGCCTACGAACTGGCCAAGGCGCTCAACGCCCGCCTGCCCGGCGCCCGCAGCCAGGTGCTGAAAACCGTACGCCAGCTCGAAGCCGCCGGCGGCAAGCCGCCGCTCGACATCATGAAAGCCGTGCCCTTCTGGTCGGCGCCCGGCACCTGGCCGGTGATCGCCAACGGCACCCACGCCATCACCTCGTTCTATCTGTTGAGCGCGCTCGATCTCAGGTGGAACGCCGATGGCGGCATCGAGCGCGTGCCACCCGAACAGGCGATCTTCCTGCAAGTGTTCCTGCGCACCTTCTTCGTCGCGGCAGCGGTGACGCTTGCCACCTTGCTGCTCGGCTTCCCCTTGGCCTATCTCATATCAAGCGTGCCGAAGGGACTGGCGGCGATCCTGATCGTGGCGGTGCTGTTGCCGTTCTGGACCTCGATCCTGGTGCGCACCGCGGCCTGGACGGTGCTTTTGCAGAAATTCGGCCTCGTCAACGACCTGCTTCTGTGGCTCGGCATCGCCTCCGAGCGGCTCGACCTGATGTACAGCCGTATCGGCCTGATCATCGCCATGACGCATATCCAGCTGCCGTTCACGCTGCTGCCGATCTACTCCGTCATGCGCACCATCGCGCCCTCGCAGATGAAGGCCGCCTATTCGCTCGGCGCAAAACCCTTCACCGCCTTCCGGCGCGTCTATCTCCCGCAGGTTTTCCCGGGCGTCATGGCCGGCTGCCTGCTCACCTTCATCCTGTGCCTCGGCTACTACATCACCCCCGCCCTGATCGGCGGCGCCAGCGACCAGCTGATCAGCAATTTCATCGCCAACTACGTCAATGTCGAACTGAACTGGGAGATGGCGGCCGCACTGAGCTTCATCCTGCTCGTCTTCACCCTGGCCCTGTTCGGCATCTTCGCCCGGATCCTCGGCCTCGACCGCCTGAAGATGGTGTAG
- a CDS encoding DUF2306 domain-containing protein: protein MSLSPLLQASPVIQLHALIAIAALLLGAMQLWRSKGDRLHRALGRVWVALMATVAGSGLFIWTIRLWGPFSPIHLLSVLVLVMLWRGVRAARGGNIAAHRRIMQGTYIFGLIITGLLTFIPGRTMYAAAFGPQGATPQKLLVFAGLVMAAAAAGLYAARGARAAAPPMRGESRPGSA from the coding sequence ATGTCGCTCAGCCCGTTGCTCCAGGCTTCGCCCGTCATCCAGCTCCACGCGCTGATCGCCATTGCCGCGCTGCTGCTCGGCGCCATGCAGCTCTGGCGCAGCAAGGGCGACCGGCTGCACCGGGCGCTTGGCCGCGTCTGGGTGGCGCTGATGGCGACGGTCGCCGGCTCCGGCCTGTTCATCTGGACGATCCGGCTGTGGGGACCGTTCAGCCCGATCCACCTTCTGTCGGTTCTGGTGCTGGTGATGCTGTGGCGCGGCGTGCGCGCCGCGCGCGGCGGCAACATTGCCGCACACCGCCGCATCATGCAGGGCACCTACATTTTCGGCCTGATCATTACCGGGCTTTTGACCTTCATTCCCGGCCGCACCATGTATGCCGCCGCCTTCGGCCCCCAGGGCGCGACGCCACAAAAGCTGCTGGTCTTTGCCGGCCTGGTCATGGCGGCGGCCGCCGCCGGCCTCTATGCCGCGCGCGGTGCACGGGCGGCAGCGCCGCCCATGCGTGGAGAATCGCGGCCCGGAAGCGCATAG
- a CDS encoding DUF982 domain-containing protein, with protein MKTPLKVSLDGHVEEIDSVSDAADFLQRWPIDRRGHIYRSALNACSAAIAAQISESDAMKVFTGFARVAGILVAEAGPAMRLEPRSVQSRMPKQGRQIPK; from the coding sequence ATGAAAACGCCGCTCAAAGTAAGCCTGGACGGACATGTCGAGGAGATCGACAGCGTCAGTGATGCCGCCGACTTCCTGCAACGCTGGCCGATCGATCGGCGCGGCCACATCTACCGCAGCGCGCTCAACGCCTGCAGTGCCGCGATCGCGGCGCAGATTTCCGAATCCGACGCGATGAAAGTGTTCACCGGCTTTGCCCGCGTCGCCGGCATCCTGGTTGCCGAAGCTGGCCCGGCCATGCGGCTGGAGCCACGCAGCGTGCAAAGCCGCATGCCCAAACAGGGCCGACAGATACCGAAATAG
- a CDS encoding acyltransferase family protein, with translation MAASFRPDIQGLRALAVGGVVAYHFGLTALPGGFAGVDIFFVISGWLITTHLMHEITETGRLDLLRFYARRARRLLPAALFVILATLAAGYFILAPQEQALYSRGAMFASAYAINLWLLRWSFDYFASDALSNPFIHFWSLSVEEQFYLVWPALLLFAAWLHPGKRMAVIVIGVAGLASFTACLWLTSLSPAWAFYFSPLRAWEFAAGGLATLAPATLLRNRAWLRAALGWLGLALIAVAYLCLSEDLPFPGWYALLPVAGTVLVLLSGAGEEHDKHTASPTGWQALTPAAALSLPPLQWIGALSYSLYLWHWPVIVYAGMLAPDLTAPQRLGCGALALALAFLTYHLIENPARRGGWLTVGVRALAPALALTGVGVAVAYANAHLATRNIDPAQRGIEQAAEQPSTARATDENCLLDFHTVKPKPCTFGAADAAHTIVLFGDSHADHWSTPLVEAARRNDTKVVTYLKSSCRASRLPTFSAVLKRDYTECDAWREQAIADIIRRKPRLVVISEFSIGNLTRDMPAAGRKAETARWQAGLRSTLQAFSQAGVETAVIRDTPIGDSFADSCVARALWWREPPSNCDTPRAQAANDSAAAQERAVVKSVPDTLYVDLTDRFCGPTECHVFIGGKLAFRDRHHLATAFAETLEGPIERALF, from the coding sequence GTGGCGGCATCGTTCCGGCCTGATATCCAGGGATTGCGCGCGCTGGCGGTCGGCGGCGTCGTTGCCTATCATTTCGGCCTCACCGCCCTGCCCGGCGGTTTTGCCGGCGTCGACATCTTCTTCGTCATTTCCGGCTGGCTGATCACCACGCATTTGATGCACGAGATCACCGAGACCGGCCGGCTCGACCTCTTGCGTTTCTATGCCCGGCGCGCCCGGCGCCTTCTACCGGCGGCCCTGTTCGTCATCCTGGCGACGCTCGCCGCCGGCTACTTCATCCTGGCACCGCAGGAGCAGGCGCTCTATTCGCGCGGCGCCATGTTCGCCTCGGCCTATGCCATCAATCTGTGGCTGTTGCGCTGGTCGTTCGACTATTTCGCTTCGGATGCCTTAAGCAATCCCTTCATCCACTTCTGGTCGCTGTCGGTGGAGGAGCAGTTCTATCTCGTCTGGCCGGCGCTGCTGCTGTTCGCCGCCTGGCTGCATCCGGGCAAACGCATGGCCGTGATCGTGATCGGCGTCGCCGGCCTCGCCTCCTTCACCGCCTGCCTGTGGCTCACCAGCCTCTCGCCGGCCTGGGCCTTCTACTTCTCGCCGCTGCGCGCCTGGGAGTTCGCCGCCGGCGGGCTGGCGACGCTGGCGCCGGCGACATTGCTGCGGAACCGCGCATGGCTGCGGGCCGCACTAGGCTGGCTCGGCCTGGCGCTGATCGCCGTCGCCTATCTCTGCTTGAGCGAAGACCTGCCCTTCCCTGGCTGGTACGCGCTGCTGCCGGTCGCCGGCACGGTGCTGGTGCTGCTGAGCGGCGCCGGCGAAGAACACGACAAGCACACAGCCAGCCCAACCGGCTGGCAGGCCCTCACGCCCGCCGCAGCACTCTCGCTGCCGCCTCTGCAATGGATCGGCGCGCTCTCCTATTCGCTCTATCTCTGGCACTGGCCTGTCATCGTCTATGCCGGCATGCTGGCGCCGGATCTCACCGCCCCGCAGCGCCTTGGCTGCGGGGCCTTGGCGCTGGCGCTGGCATTCCTCACCTATCATTTGATCGAAAACCCGGCGCGGCGCGGCGGCTGGCTGACCGTTGGCGTTCGAGCGCTGGCTCCGGCGCTTGCGCTGACTGGCGTGGGTGTGGCGGTGGCCTATGCCAATGCGCATCTGGCCACCCGCAATATCGACCCGGCCCAGCGCGGCATCGAACAGGCGGCCGAACAGCCTTCCACGGCCCGCGCCACCGACGAAAACTGCCTGCTCGACTTCCACACGGTGAAGCCCAAACCTTGCACCTTCGGCGCGGCCGACGCCGCCCACACCATCGTGCTGTTCGGCGATTCGCACGCCGACCACTGGTCGACGCCGCTGGTCGAAGCGGCCAGACGCAACGACACCAAGGTCGTCACCTATCTCAAATCCTCGTGCCGCGCCTCGCGGCTGCCGACCTTCAGCGCGGTGCTGAAGCGCGACTACACCGAATGCGACGCCTGGCGCGAACAGGCGATCGCCGACATCATCCGCCGCAAGCCGCGCCTGGTGGTGATCTCCGAATTCTCGATCGGCAACCTGACGCGCGACATGCCCGCCGCCGGCCGCAAGGCCGAAACCGCGCGCTGGCAGGCCGGCCTGCGCTCCACCTTGCAGGCGTTCAGCCAGGCCGGCGTCGAGACCGCCGTCATCCGCGACACACCGATCGGCGACAGTTTTGCGGACTCCTGCGTTGCCCGAGCGCTATGGTGGCGCGAGCCCCCCTCGAACTGCGACACGCCGAGGGCGCAGGCCGCCAATGACAGTGCCGCCGCGCAAGAGCGCGCCGTGGTCAAAAGCGTACCCGACACGCTCTACGTCGACCTCACCGACCGCTTCTGCGGCCCGACGGAGTGCCACGTCTTCATCGGTGGAAAGCTGGCCTTCCGCGACCGGCATCATCTGGCGACGGCGTTCGCAGAGACATTGGAGGGGCCGATTGAGAGGGCGCTGTTTTAG
- a CDS encoding ABC transporter permease, translated as MLLSPYPTPGERIRVALLWLWCGLVILFLLVPILIPVPLSFNSGAFFIFPLEGLSTRWYEVVLGTQRWQSAIGNSLIVAFGTTLIATTLGTLTAIALSNEKFPGRRIVMPLLLSPLIVPVVITAVGSYLFYARVGLASTYAGIILAHTALASPFVVVTVGASLTGFDRNLMRAAAISGAKPLTAFFRVMLPLILPGVLSGAAFAFVTSFDEVVVVQFLASAGQRTMPLEMFIGLREKLSPAITAAATLMMALSIVLLVVANLLARRGQGRRAAAG; from the coding sequence ATGCTGTTGTCGCCCTATCCGACCCCTGGTGAACGCATCCGCGTCGCGCTGCTCTGGCTGTGGTGCGGACTGGTCATCCTGTTCCTGCTGGTGCCGATCCTCATTCCCGTGCCGCTCTCCTTCAACAGCGGCGCCTTCTTCATCTTCCCGCTCGAAGGCCTGTCGACACGCTGGTACGAGGTGGTGCTGGGCACGCAGCGCTGGCAGTCGGCGATCGGCAACAGCCTGATCGTCGCCTTCGGCACGACGCTGATCGCCACCACGCTCGGCACGCTGACGGCCATCGCACTGTCCAACGAGAAGTTTCCCGGCCGCCGCATCGTCATGCCGCTGCTGCTCTCGCCGCTGATCGTGCCGGTGGTGATCACCGCCGTCGGCTCGTATCTGTTCTACGCCCGCGTTGGCCTCGCCAGCACCTATGCCGGCATCATCCTGGCGCATACCGCCCTTGCCAGCCCCTTCGTCGTCGTCACCGTCGGCGCCAGCCTCACCGGCTTCGACCGCAATCTGATGCGCGCCGCCGCCATCTCCGGCGCGAAACCGCTGACCGCTTTCTTCCGCGTGATGCTGCCGCTGATCCTGCCCGGCGTGCTTTCGGGCGCGGCCTTCGCCTTCGTCACCTCCTTCGACGAGGTGGTGGTGGTGCAGTTCCTGGCCAGTGCCGGCCAGCGCACCATGCCGCTCGAAATGTTCATCGGCCTGCGTGAAAAACTCTCGCCCGCCATCACCGCCGCCGCGACGCTGATGATGGCGCTGTCGATCGTGCTGTTGGTGGTGGCGAACCTTCTGGCCCGGCGCGGCCAGGGCCGACGGGCAGCAGCCGGCTGA
- a CDS encoding DUF982 domain-containing protein, with the protein MTAFMPITLRFCDNKTMLVGSVADAEAALRHQWPDKTAPAYVEAARLVRLAVEGSCCPRTAFEAFSKAARQQDILVAKPRSRAHDWLDAAANP; encoded by the coding sequence ATGACGGCGTTCATGCCGATTACGCTGCGTTTTTGCGACAACAAGACCATGCTGGTCGGCTCGGTGGCCGACGCCGAGGCGGCATTGCGACACCAGTGGCCCGACAAGACGGCACCCGCCTATGTCGAAGCTGCAAGGTTGGTCAGGCTGGCGGTCGAGGGCAGTTGCTGCCCGCGCACCGCCTTCGAGGCCTTCAGCAAGGCCGCCCGGCAACAGGACATATTGGTAGCCAAGCCGCGAAGCCGGGCGCATGATTGGCTCGACGCCGCCGCCAACCCGTGA
- a CDS encoding ABC transporter substrate-binding protein, with protein MKIAKTRLLVFTAATALFTIGHAFADELSIMASGGAWQDAQRKAWFEPFSKETGAKILEQEYLGDLGKVKAMVDTGNVPIDLVTVETATVLQGCDAGILERLDYAKIGPRDKFIEGSALDCGVGLDAYGDILAYDPTVLKEAPTSVLDLFDTKKFPGKRAMRKFPAQNLEWALMADGVAPADVYKVLATPEGVDRAFKKLDTIKKDIVWWDAGAQPAQLLASQEVVMTTAWNGRIQNAIDTDKKPFKIVWNNQILEYDMIAIPKGAKNPDLAYKYLAYISKPENNAKLASYITYGPVRTDAASFVAADALPKLPNAPDHLAGAYLVADTEFWGDYGEDLVKRFNAWLAQ; from the coding sequence ATGAAAATCGCAAAGACCCGGCTGCTCGTATTCACAGCGGCCACCGCACTCTTCACCATCGGCCATGCCTTCGCCGACGAATTGTCGATCATGGCCAGCGGCGGCGCCTGGCAGGACGCCCAGCGCAAGGCCTGGTTCGAGCCGTTCAGCAAGGAGACCGGCGCAAAAATCCTCGAGCAGGAATATCTCGGCGATCTCGGCAAGGTCAAAGCCATGGTCGACACCGGCAACGTGCCGATCGATTTGGTGACGGTGGAAACCGCGACCGTGCTGCAAGGCTGCGACGCAGGCATCCTGGAGCGCCTCGACTATGCCAAGATCGGACCGCGCGACAAATTCATCGAAGGCTCGGCGCTGGATTGCGGTGTCGGGCTCGATGCTTACGGCGACATCCTCGCCTATGACCCGACCGTGCTGAAGGAAGCGCCGACCTCGGTGCTCGACCTCTTCGACACCAAGAAATTCCCGGGCAAGCGCGCCATGCGCAAATTCCCGGCGCAGAACCTGGAATGGGCATTGATGGCCGATGGCGTCGCACCCGCCGACGTCTACAAGGTTCTGGCGACGCCGGAAGGCGTCGACCGCGCCTTCAAGAAGCTCGACACCATCAAGAAGGACATTGTCTGGTGGGATGCCGGCGCGCAGCCGGCGCAATTGCTCGCCTCGCAGGAAGTGGTGATGACCACCGCCTGGAACGGCCGCATCCAGAACGCCATCGACACCGACAAGAAGCCGTTCAAGATCGTCTGGAACAACCAGATCCTCGAATACGACATGATCGCCATTCCGAAGGGCGCCAAGAACCCGGATCTCGCCTACAAATACCTCGCCTATATCTCGAAGCCGGAAAACAACGCCAAGCTCGCCAGCTACATCACCTACGGGCCGGTGCGCACCGACGCTGCCTCCTTCGTCGCGGCCGATGCCTTGCCGAAATTGCCCAATGCCCCCGACCATCTTGCCGGCGCCTATCTCGTCGCCGACACCGAGTTCTGGGGCGACTATGGCGAAGACCTGGTCAAGCGCTTCAACGCCTGGCTGGCCCAGTAA